The following proteins come from a genomic window of Tenebrio molitor chromosome 9, icTenMoli1.1, whole genome shotgun sequence:
- the lwr gene encoding SUMO-conjugating enzyme UBC9-B gives MSGIAPARLAEERKAWRKEHPFGFVARPSKSPDGSLNLMNWECCIPGKKGTPWEGGNYKLRMLFKDEYPSIPPKCKFEPPLFHPNVYPSGTVCLSLLDEEKDWRPAITIKQILLGIQDLLNEPNVKDPAQAEAYTIYCQNRLEYEKRVRAQARAMSQQEW, from the exons ATGTCTGGTATAGCGCCCGCTCGACTGGCTGAAGAAAGAAAAGCTTGGCGTAAAGAACATCCTTTC GGTTTCGTGGCGCGTCCGTCGAAAAGTCCTGACGGTTCTCTTAACTTAATGAATTGGGAATGCTGTATTCCTGGTAAAAAAGGG ACACCATGGGAAGGTGGTAATTACAAGTTGCGCATGTTGTTCAAAGATGAGTACCCCAGCATTCCTccaaaatgtaaatttgaacCACCTTTGTTCCATCCAAACGTATATCCCTCAGGAACAGTGTGTTTGTCATTACTAGATGAGGAAAAAGACTGGAGACCTGCTATCACTATCAAACAGATTTTGCTCGGTATACAAGATTTGCTGAATGAACCCAATGTTAAAGATCCTGCCCAAGCTGAGGCCTACACAATTTATTG TCAAAATCGTCTAGAATACGAGAAAAGAGTGAGGGCCCAAGCTAGAGCCATGAGCCAACAGGAGTGGTAG